The genome window TCCGTTCTTCCCGAATCTTGTAGGTTCCGGGTGCTACGTTGAACGACCATGCACCATTTTTGTCTGTTAAGGTGCTGGGTTCCCCTGCATCGCGTTGACCGTTGCCATTTGAATCAATATAAATCCTGACGTTTTTAATCCCCGGTTCGTTTCCATCTCGGAAGCCGTCTGCATCTATGTCTAGGTATTTGCATCCTACAATCCGGCTGCCTGTAACTGCGGTGTTGCCAAAGAAAACGTTAGCATTTCTGTTGCCGACAGTGACTGCGAGGGGGTTGGGAGTGGTAGCGCGGAAACCTGCAGGTATTGCGGTTTCCGTGAGTACGTAGTTGCCGGGGACAAGATTTATGAATGAGAACGCACCGTTAGCGTCCGTCGTGGTTAAGACTTCGCCAGTACCAGCATTAAATACACCGTTGGTGTTTGTTGCTGATTCGAGGAGGATCGGGATATTTGCCAGACCTGGTTCATTGGGCTGTCTGATTCCATCGCCGTTCAAGTCATTGAACTTGATTCCTAAAATTGCCGGGCCAGCATTCCCAACCACAACTGGCTGTAATTGCTGGGCAATGCGGTCTTCGTTATCTGCCATGATTTCTCTCCTTCACACCTAAATCCACGTAAATTACAGACTACTGTATGGGTTGTAACTTGCTGAGTAGTTTTTACTAATAGCTGACAACCGCTACTCGATTTTACATACGTCTGCACTTGAGGTAATGTTCCCATCTCACACAACAATGCCTCAAGCTTTGTCGCTGGCAAGTATATCAGGTTTTGAAGAACCCTGGCAATTTGAGGGCAACATCTTCAAGATTTTCACGCCTTCTCTGTCCGTACATACTTGCTGTTTCGAGCTTTAAAAAGCCTCAGACTGACTTCTCCCCCCGATATCAAGTCCGGCTGCATTGTTCTTGTTCGTCCTGGTTCGCTGTCCTAAACTATTGCCTCCTGTGGGATTGCCAATGACAGATCTCCCAGCATCGATCGAGCTACCGGACTTGATTATGGCTTGCCCTGACTGGAAATACGCCGATCGGGTTTGGGGGAATTACCTGATAGTTTCTCACTTACAGAGATGTTACTGCCTCTGAATATTGCACCCAATATACAAGCCAGCTTCGGATTTGCCGGAACTTAGGCTTGAGTGTTGGAGGTTGCCAACAATAGGGTATCACGCGATCGCCCTTTCACCTCTTCGTTATTTTTATCTGCAGTTTTGGATTCCGGGCGATCGAGCTTTGTGTCACCCTACATAACCGAGAAATCACTCGCGGCCACAGTGCTGACCCAGTGTCCGAGCGCCGAATTAATTAATTCATTTCCCTTGACAATTTGGCTGATTTCTGCATTCAGATTCAGACCGACATTCTGTTGCCCAAAGTTAGGAATATTGCCTAAATTTGCAACAGATCGATCGACCAAAAAATCACTAATTCGATAAGTATCACCACCCGAACTCAATGGCAAGCTATCTGCCCCAATATTATTGGCTGCAGGTTCGCCCGCATAGCTGCTGGAATCCGTCCGCGAATCCCCATTCAAGGATTTAGCCGACCTACCCTCAGTATCTTCTGTCAGCAAATCTCCCGTCAGCAAATCGATTTTGCTGGCCCGAATCTCTGCCGAGACAACAACTAGCGCAGGCGGGGTCGTTAGGATGAAACCGGGCGGCGGAACTTCGCGGACAACATAACTACCTACCGGAACGTTGCGGAAACTGTAATTGCCCAGAACGTCGCTGAAGGTACTCGCTTCGCCCGGATCTAAACTGCTGTTGTTGTTGAGGTCGATGTAAATCTGAGTGTTGGCGATCGGCGGTTCCCCCGGATCTAGGCGGCCGTTGGCGTTAAAATCGTTAAATTTCACACCGCTGATGGTGCCAGTCACCAACACGTTGCCGAAGCTGAGATTAGTGGCATTTGTGCCATTGCCCACGGTAATGGGAGTCGGATTTGGCGTGGTTTGTCGAAAACCGGGCTGCGGGACTTCCCTCACCACATAGATCCCTTGAGGCAAATTGATAAAAGAGAAATTACCTTGGGGGTTGGTTAAAGTCGAAGGTTCGTTGGGGTCTCGGCCTCCGTTGTTGTTGAGGTCAAGGTAAATCGGCCAGTTGGCAACTCTCGGTTCCGTCGGTTCGTTGATACCGTTAGCGTTGAGGTCGTTGAACTTGAAGCCGCTGATGCTGCCGGTAGGAAAATTGTTGCCGAAATTGACGCCGACAACGTTGGTATTGCCGATGATGTCGATCGGGGCTGGATTTGGCGTAGTCTGTACCCATCCCGGTTGCTGGGCTTCCCTCACCAAATATCGGCCGGGAGAAACATTGGCAAAAGTGTAGTTGCCTTGGGGGTTTGTGATGGTATTGGGTTCGCCCGGATCGAAGCTGCCGTTGCCGTTGAGGTCGATGTAAATTGGCCAGTTGGCCAGAGGGGGGTCTGTCGCATCTCGGACGCTGTTGGCATTGAGGTCGTTGTATTTGAGACCGCTGATGCTGCCGACAAAAAAGACATTGCCAAAATTGATGTTGTTGACAGTGGCATTGGAAGTAACGTTAACCGGGCCGGGGTCAGGCGTGGTTTGGCGAAAACCCGGTTGCTGGACTTCTCTGACCAAATATGTATCTGCAGGAATATTGACAAAAGCGTAATTGCCTTGAAAGTTTGTCAAAGTAAAAGGTTCGCCGCCGTCGAGCCTGTTGTTGCGGTTGAGGTCGAGGTAAATTTGCCAGTTAGCTAGCCCTTGTTCCCCCGGATCTCGGCTGCTGTTGTTGTTGATGTCGTTGAATTTTGTCCCTGCGATCGTCCCTGCGTTAAAGTTGTTGCCAAAATTGATATTGCCAGCATTTGTGCCGCTGGTAATCGTGATGGGTGCGGGATTTGGGGTAGTTTGGCGAAAGTTCGGCTGCTGGACTTCCCTAACTTGGTAAGTGCCCGGCGGCAGGTTGGCGAAGATGTAGTTGCCTTGCGGGTTTGTGAGGGTGGAAGGTTCGTTAAAATCTGGCTGGCCGTTGTTGTTGAGGTCGAGGTAGATTTGCCAGTTGGGAATGGGGACTTCTCCGGGATCGGGGCGGCCGTTGGCGTTAAAATCGTTGTATTTGGTGCCGCTGATGCTGCCGACTTGGAAGTTCCCGATGTTGACGTTGCCGATGTCTATTTGGCTGGCGGTTCTGGTGGGGGTGGATTCGGACATGGTGTTGCTGGGGCCCAATGAACGCGGTTCAATGTTTTCTGTAGGGCAATCTAGCAGTTTTTTTGCCAATTGCAGCTATTT of Oscillatoria nigro-viridis PCC 7112 contains these proteins:
- a CDS encoding SdrD B-like domain-containing protein, whose product is MSESTPTRTASQIDIGNVNIGNFQVGSISGTKYNDFNANGRPDPGEVPIPNWQIYLDLNNNGQPDFNEPSTLTNPQGNYIFANLPPGTYQVREVQQPNFRQTTPNPAPITITSGTNAGNINFGNNFNAGTIAGTKFNDINNNSSRDPGEQGLANWQIYLDLNRNNRLDGGEPFTLTNFQGNYAFVNIPADTYLVREVQQPGFRQTTPDPGPVNVTSNATVNNINFGNVFFVGSISGLKYNDLNANSVRDATDPPLANWPIYIDLNGNGSFDPGEPNTITNPQGNYTFANVSPGRYLVREAQQPGWVQTTPNPAPIDIIGNTNVVGVNFGNNFPTGSISGFKFNDLNANGINEPTEPRVANWPIYLDLNNNGGRDPNEPSTLTNPQGNFSFINLPQGIYVVREVPQPGFRQTTPNPTPITVGNGTNATNLSFGNVLVTGTISGVKFNDFNANGRLDPGEPPIANTQIYIDLNNNSSLDPGEASTFSDVLGNYSFRNVPVGSYVVREVPPPGFILTTPPALVVVSAEIRASKIDLLTGDLLTEDTEGRSAKSLNGDSRTDSSSYAGEPAANNIGADSLPLSSGGDTYRISDFLVDRSVANLGNIPNFGQQNVGLNLNAEISQIVKGNELINSALGHWVSTVAASDFSVM